The following nucleotide sequence is from Chryseobacterium sp. CY350.
TGGAGGACCAGCAATAACTGGACCTAATGCCAATTCAATTATGCAAAGATCTGCATCTGATAATTCCTTCTGTTTCCTAGCTGTGTTCAAAACTTGAATTGTTACTTTTTTTTGATTTTCATCAATCGTTTTTTTAACAACTAAAACCTTTTGTTCCGTGTTTTTTTCATTCTTTTCCTTTTGCGTTTCTGCTTTTGCGAAAACGAATGTTGACAACGTAACAAATGACGCGATAATAATTTTCTTCATTGTATAGAATTTAAATTTGTATTTCAAAGTTAACAAAATAATATCAATATAGAATTAACGGTTGAAATTATTCACTTAAAATTAAATGTTAATTATTTAAACTTTTATTGCTTTTGATTTTACAGTAACTTGTAAATAAACCCAAACTCATTTCTGAGTCTGGGTCTACTTCAATATAATTTAGTTAAAATCTGAATGTTATTTTTTATCTTTCTCTTTACCTACTTTTTCTAGATTACCCACCTTCACAGTTGCTGTTTTTTCAATTGGATTATCGTTTGAATTGAAAAAATCCTTCGCTATTTTTTCCTGTTTTTTCATCATCTCACCAATCGTCATATCTGATCCAGGCATTTTCATACTAGACATTTCCGGAGTTACTCTCTGACGAAACTCCCCCATCGGATCTTTTTTAAAAGTAGCGTAAGCTTTTTCAAACTTCTCTTTACTTGTTGGCGTTATGTTATTTGACATTCCATACTTCGCATTTACTTTTTCTGAATAAGAGAGTTCTTCATAATTTTCAATTTTCTTGTTACCACTCAGTTTCCATGAATAATGTTTTTCAGAATCTTCAATCTTAACAATCAATCCTGGCAAACCATAAAATTTATAAGGTCCATCCGGGAATGGAATATCTGTAGTGAACCAAGCTATCCATTTTCTTCCTCCGAAATCGGTCGTTGCTTTTTGCGTATTATACTCTCCCACTTTTTCTTTTTCGGGAAGAATATTCCATTTAAATTTTATATCATCCTCATAAGCAAATAAGTTCATACTTATTCTGTCTACATACTGTTCTTTCATCTCCGGATATGTTTTCACAATTTTATATGAAAATTTAGGCATTTTGATCAGTTTAGACATATCTTTAAATGATTTAGTCTTTTCCATCTCCTCGACAGCCATTTTAATAATTGAATCCTGAGCAGGAACTGTATAGTCCTGATAAATCGATTTTTTACCAGTAACATCAAGTATTGCTATCACCTTATCAATTTTTGTTGAATCTTGTTTCGGCTTAAAAGTCAATTCGTAAAAGAATCTGTTTGCTGTTTCCTGTGCATTGATAATTGCAAAAGCTGCAATCAATACTATTGAAAATAATTTTTTCATTTTAATAACTTTAAATAATTAGTTAGCAGTTCGTTATTTTTGTTACAGTTTTTATTTAAAAAAATCAGAAAAAAAACCAACCTCAGCGAGATTGGTTTTTTTACTTTTATTTAAAGTTGAATTTTACTGTAAACATTACTTGGCTTGGTCGAAGTAATATTCTTGTGTAGCTGATATTTGTTGTATTGATATCATATGTTTCGAAAACTTTTTTGTTAGCGATATTCATCCATTTCAATTCAAAATCAATTTTCTTTTGCGACCATGAGAATTGGTATGACAAATCGTAAAATCCGTTGTTATATTTCTGGCCGGCTGCATTTGTATTTACCTGATCCCAATTAAAACCGACTGTGTGGTTTTCGACAGGATACACAAAAAGACCAAGATTATGGGTAAAGCCCGTTCTTGCAGCATTAGAATTTACGCTTCCTGTACTTGTTTGGTCGGTTCTTGTAAGATTTGCATTATAATCTATGCTCATCCAGCTGAAGTAAGTATTGTTGAATTTGATTCCAAACGACTGACTGTTGTTTTTGTTGGTGAAAGAATCGTTATTTAAGAAAGCATCTGATGTTGATGTATTGTTGCTGTAGCTCAAAGAAGCATTGGTTTTAAATTTCGGAAAATATTTCCCGATTTCTGCATTGTAACCACTGCTTACAACATTATTTTCCTGCTCTATATATTGCATTACAGAATATCCTCCAACAATTGTAGGATTAGATATTAAATTTCTCTTAGCATCGGAAAGTCTGTAGCTTACATTAAAAAATAAATTATTCAATGGGTTTCTGTATTCCAATCTTGCGCCTGCCGATTTATTATTGTTTTCAGGAATCGGATTGTTTGCATCCATTGCATTTAAGGATGTTGGCGAAATCATTAGAAATCCTGAGTACGCTGTATTAACTTCACCAAAATTATTGCTGATATTACCATTTAACGAAGCTTTAAAGAATGAAGCAAAGTTGAATTGTGCAAATAAATTAGGCTCAAAAGTAAGTTTATTTACAGATTTTGAAACCGTTCTTAAAGGATCTTCCGCTGTAATATTATTTGAATTTACCGGAACGTTGGCGTATAGCATCCACGAATCATCTTTATAATTGATTCCTACGCTTCCGTAAGGTGTCGCAGTGGTGTATTTAAGGTCGTTTTCAAAACCAGATCCGTAGCCGTAAGCTTCTCCGCTAATATTTTTATTAAGTGCCGATCTCAAATCGGTAGATTTATAATTTAATCCAATTTCGGGAGTAAAAGTCCAGCCTTTTGCCGAGAAACCAATATTTGCAGAATGGTTGGCTTCAAAAGTTTTCAGCTGTAAATTTTGTCTTACCGATTGTGTACCAACTCCCGGATAAAACCCCGGAATACTAAGGTAAGAAGCAGGCGAAATGTCTAATTTTTGGCTGTCGTTCTGATAACTGATAAATGACTGCACATTTACCATTTTCTCTTTCCACGGAATAATCGTGCTTAAAGAGTTTTGAAATGACGATGTTGGAGATTGCAATGCTTCCTGACCATTTCTACCAATTGCACCATCTGTTCTGTCAACAACTGCTCTGTCGGCGTTCCAAAACTGTGAGAAACTTGTAGTGTTTTTGAAGAACCCTTTTTTCGCATTTTTTGTGAAAATCAATTCTCCTTTTACTTTATCTGTAAAAAAGTTATTCAATATGTTTTGTGTGGTACTGAAAGCAGGACTTTTAGTAGTTGCAAAATAATCTGTCTGACTGTACGATTCTCTTTCAACAGCATTATTGGTATAGTTTGCATTTGCCTTCAGTTCCCATTCTTTTTTGTTATCGATATTCGTCAGATAATTTGCAGACAGATAATGAACATTATTGAATAAATATCTTTTTACCGGAAGATTCGGCGTGCTCGCGTTTTCTACATTAAGCCAATCATTTTGGGAAGCATTAATTCTTCTTCCTTCAAATCTATTTCCAAAAGCTAAAATGTTCCCTTCATTTTCCACCTGCTCGCCCATATTATTGGTCTTGTAGTTTGCTACCCATTGGCTTTTTTTGCTGAAAAACATTGGGGTCAGTTTCACATTCCAAAGCCACGGATCGGTAAAACCTGCTCCAACTTCTCCTCTACCTGTCATTGTAACAGATTTCTTAAGCTTGATATTGATTGCTGCTGCGTCTGAAGGTATTTTCCCCTGAAGCATCTTTACAGGTTGATGATTTTCAAGAACTTCTAATTTCTGAATAGCATCTTTCGGAAGTGAGTTTGTAATCGTACCATAACCACCTTCCATTAAATCTTTTCCTTCTACATAAAATTTGTTGATTGCATTACCCTGATACAATATGGTACCGTCTGCATTCACCTCAATACCCGGAATTTTCTTCATCACGTCAGCCAAAGTACGGTCGTTTTTACTGTCGAATGCCTTCAGATCGTAAGCAATCGTATCGCCTCTTGCGGTGATCATTTTGGTTTTCAGCTGAACTTCTTTTATTTCCGTAGCTTCAGATTGCATTTTGAATGTCAAAGACTGATCACTGTTGCTGATTTGTTTTGTTAAAGGCTTTTGGTTAAAAGCTTTTACCTTCAGGTCTACATTAGATTCCGCTGAAGTGAACGTTACCTTATATTCCCCTTTAGAATTTGTGATTCCGTAAGCAAGAATTGCATCTTTGCCCGGTTCTTCCACCGTTACACTTGCGCTTGGGATCGCAATACCGTCTTCATCTGTAATTTTACCTGAAATCGTTTTCTGAGAGAAAGCCAAAACAGAGAAAAATACCATGAGAAATAAGGAGACTTTTCTTTTCATAGGTATTAATTTATTTTTTTAAAGTTTCGCAGGATTCAAAATGTTGAAAGTAATTTGACCGTTCCCGCGATATGGTTGTTTATTATTTGAATAATTAGTTACTTAGATTGCTGTTTTGTTACACTTTATAGAGATGTAATTTTACAGAGAAAGTTAAACCGTTCTTTTTACAACTACAAACGTAGTGATAATTTCTTTTAATTTTTCTATTTCTAAAGATGATCTTCTTGTTTTGATTACATTTAATTAGAATTAATGATTTATATTTTACCTAAAAGTATAAATTTGTACAAAGAATATACAGTTATGGAATAGGAACGAATCTCAAAAGATTGAGAAGTA
It contains:
- a CDS encoding GLPGLI family protein, producing the protein MKKLFSIVLIAAFAIINAQETANRFFYELTFKPKQDSTKIDKVIAILDVTGKKSIYQDYTVPAQDSIIKMAVEEMEKTKSFKDMSKLIKMPKFSYKIVKTYPEMKEQYVDRISMNLFAYEDDIKFKWNILPEKEKVGEYNTQKATTDFGGRKWIAWFTTDIPFPDGPYKFYGLPGLIVKIEDSEKHYSWKLSGNKKIENYEELSYSEKVNAKYGMSNNITPTSKEKFEKAYATFKKDPMGEFRQRVTPEMSSMKMPGSDMTIGEMMKKQEKIAKDFFNSNDNPIEKTATVKVGNLEKVGKEKDKK
- a CDS encoding TonB-dependent receptor, with product MKRKVSLFLMVFFSVLAFSQKTISGKITDEDGIAIPSASVTVEEPGKDAILAYGITNSKGEYKVTFTSAESNVDLKVKAFNQKPLTKQISNSDQSLTFKMQSEATEIKEVQLKTKMITARGDTIAYDLKAFDSKNDRTLADVMKKIPGIEVNADGTILYQGNAINKFYVEGKDLMEGGYGTITNSLPKDAIQKLEVLENHQPVKMLQGKIPSDAAAINIKLKKSVTMTGRGEVGAGFTDPWLWNVKLTPMFFSKKSQWVANYKTNNMGEQVENEGNILAFGNRFEGRRINASQNDWLNVENASTPNLPVKRYLFNNVHYLSANYLTNIDNKKEWELKANANYTNNAVERESYSQTDYFATTKSPAFSTTQNILNNFFTDKVKGELIFTKNAKKGFFKNTTSFSQFWNADRAVVDRTDGAIGRNGQEALQSPTSSFQNSLSTIIPWKEKMVNVQSFISYQNDSQKLDISPASYLSIPGFYPGVGTQSVRQNLQLKTFEANHSANIGFSAKGWTFTPEIGLNYKSTDLRSALNKNISGEAYGYGSGFENDLKYTTATPYGSVGINYKDDSWMLYANVPVNSNNITAEDPLRTVSKSVNKLTFEPNLFAQFNFASFFKASLNGNISNNFGEVNTAYSGFLMISPTSLNAMDANNPIPENNNKSAGARLEYRNPLNNLFFNVSYRLSDAKRNLISNPTIVGGYSVMQYIEQENNVVSSGYNAEIGKYFPKFKTNASLSYSNNTSTSDAFLNNDSFTNKNNSQSFGIKFNNTYFSWMSIDYNANLTRTDQTSTGSVNSNAARTGFTHNLGLFVYPVENHTVGFNWDQVNTNAAGQKYNNGFYDLSYQFSWSQKKIDFELKWMNIANKKVFETYDINTTNISYTRILLRPSQVMFTVKFNFK